One part of the Vogesella sp. LIG4 genome encodes these proteins:
- a CDS encoding sensor domain-containing diguanylate cyclase — MDAVLSQLSFSLNTARTVDQLIRPLLEMLGNITGMESTYLTSIELGQCLQHVRYARNTGDMQIAEGLSVPWEDTLCKRSLDMGLTATNQVETLWGDSAAARQLGIKTYLSAPVRNTEGGLLGTLCAASARTLPIPEETQTLLQLFANIVANFIEREMLVQNLQAANTRLATFALTDALTGLPNRRALFDELERLLAQAIRSSGSVLVGVIDLDGFKQINDLHGHQGGDEFLQAVAVRLQSALRAGDMLGRMGGDEFLVIGPGPDWTNTGLPGALISDGEPADAAHALQQRLTEASIGDYRLGEQVVSYRGASAGVVALAPFGLHGAAAVKLADSEMYVVKQARKQPV; from the coding sequence ATGGATGCAGTTCTCTCGCAGCTCTCTTTCTCCCTCAATACCGCCAGAACGGTGGATCAGCTGATCCGGCCGCTGCTGGAAATGCTGGGCAACATCACCGGCATGGAATCCACCTATCTCACCAGTATCGAGCTGGGGCAGTGCCTGCAGCACGTGCGCTACGCGCGTAATACTGGCGACATGCAGATAGCGGAGGGGCTGAGCGTGCCGTGGGAGGATACGCTGTGCAAACGCTCGCTGGACATGGGGCTTACCGCCACCAACCAGGTGGAAACGCTATGGGGCGACTCGGCGGCGGCGCGCCAGCTGGGCATCAAGACCTACCTCAGCGCCCCGGTGCGCAATACCGAAGGCGGCCTGCTGGGCACGCTGTGCGCCGCCAGCGCCCGCACGCTGCCGATACCGGAGGAAACCCAGACCCTGCTGCAGCTGTTCGCCAATATCGTGGCCAACTTCATCGAGCGCGAGATGCTGGTGCAGAACCTGCAGGCGGCCAATACCCGGCTGGCGACCTTTGCGCTGACCGATGCGCTGACCGGCCTGCCCAACCGCCGCGCGCTGTTCGACGAGCTGGAGCGCCTGCTGGCGCAGGCGATACGCAGCAGTGGCAGCGTTCTGGTAGGGGTAATCGACCTGGATGGTTTCAAGCAGATCAACGACCTCCATGGCCACCAGGGCGGTGACGAATTCCTGCAGGCGGTAGCCGTGCGGCTGCAGTCCGCGCTGCGGGCCGGCGACATGCTGGGGCGCATGGGGGGCGACGAGTTCCTGGTGATCGGCCCGGGCCCGGACTGGACCAATACCGGCCTGCCCGGTGCGCTGATCAGCGATGGCGAGCCGGCGGATGCGGCGCACGCGCTGCAGCAGCGGCTCACCGAGGCCAGCATCGGCGACTATCGCCTGGGCGAGCAGGTTGTGTCTTATCGTGGCGCCAGCGCGGGCGTGGTGGCACTGGCGCCGTTCGGCCTGCACGGCGCGGCAGCGGTAAAGCTGGCGGACAGCGAAATGTATGTGGTGAAACAGGCCAGAAAGCAGCCTGTCTGA
- a CDS encoding DNA-binding protein, which translates to MFLPAFEDAQSSASDTPSTAPAALEPISFEQVAAAARQLAAANQPVTVATVRDALGDVSLAAIHPHLAAWRASQALPESPLLALPDAVSSALLGWAQQLADEAGSGLRDQLAQTDGDLAALLQSQQQLEADHAALQAQLAKVTADRDQAMVTLAECDAQIERLTVELQHARDIASDALVGKAKDQLAIEGKDAQLADLRQQLERNVAATSAESDARLATAMELVGAVTARDNLAAEVKELRAQLEACRAERRAS; encoded by the coding sequence ATGTTTCTACCCGCATTCGAAGACGCACAAAGCAGCGCCAGTGACACACCCAGCACCGCACCGGCTGCACTGGAGCCCATCAGTTTTGAGCAGGTGGCCGCCGCTGCCCGGCAGCTGGCTGCCGCCAACCAGCCGGTAACGGTGGCCACGGTGCGCGATGCGCTGGGCGATGTGTCGCTTGCCGCCATCCACCCGCACCTGGCGGCGTGGCGGGCCAGTCAGGCGCTGCCGGAGTCGCCACTGCTGGCGCTGCCCGACGCCGTCAGCTCCGCACTGCTTGGCTGGGCGCAGCAGCTGGCGGACGAAGCCGGCAGCGGGCTGCGAGACCAGCTGGCACAAACCGACGGTGACCTGGCTGCGCTGCTGCAGTCGCAGCAGCAGCTGGAGGCGGACCACGCAGCACTGCAGGCACAGCTGGCCAAGGTGACGGCGGATCGTGACCAGGCCATGGTCACACTGGCGGAGTGTGATGCGCAGATCGAGCGGCTGACGGTGGAACTGCAGCATGCGCGCGATATTGCCTCCGATGCGCTGGTGGGCAAGGCGAAGGATCAACTGGCCATCGAAGGCAAGGACGCGCAGCTGGCCGACCTGCGCCAGCAGCTGGAACGCAATGTGGCAGCCACATCGGCCGAATCCGATGCCCGCCTGGCGACAGCGATGGAGCTGGTAGGTGCGGTTACCGCCCGCGACAACCTGGCGGCGGAAGTGAAGGAACTGCGCGCCCAGCTGGAAGCTTGCCGCGCCGAGCGCCGCGCTTCGTAA
- a CDS encoding MBL fold metallo-hydrolase encodes MSTLPPATAHRAASASIHADGRFHNFRQLPSLGFWGGVKALWRNLTAKSPLAVPVAPIPVLPLTTQDLQHAPDHSLWRLGHSTVLLKLDGKFWLTDPVFAERASPFRFIGPKRFHAAPISLDALPPLEAVLLSHDHYDHLDRDTILLLQQKVGMFITPLGVGDRLIAWGVPAAKVRQLDWWQETQLGSLRMVATPAQHFSGRSLTDGNRTLWASWVLITPTARIFFSGDTGYFDGFKTIGERFGPFDITLVENGAYNEAWADVHMHPEQTVQAHIDLQGKRLVPIHNGTFDLALHAWTEPLQRVSELAARCQVALSTPRFGERLDIANPAHGHAWWDAAANEQTAASPQQAPGQPEAAASPL; translated from the coding sequence ATGTCAACCCTACCGCCCGCCACCGCCCACCGCGCTGCCTCGGCCAGCATTCATGCCGACGGCCGCTTCCATAACTTCCGCCAGCTGCCGTCGCTCGGCTTCTGGGGCGGGGTAAAAGCGCTGTGGCGCAATCTGACCGCCAAATCACCGCTGGCAGTGCCAGTAGCGCCGATTCCGGTATTACCGCTTACCACGCAGGATCTGCAGCACGCGCCGGACCACAGCCTGTGGCGGCTGGGGCACTCCACGGTGCTGCTGAAGCTGGACGGCAAATTCTGGCTTACCGACCCGGTGTTTGCCGAGCGCGCCTCCCCGTTCCGCTTTATCGGGCCGAAGCGCTTCCACGCCGCACCGATCTCGCTGGATGCCTTGCCGCCGCTGGAAGCCGTGCTGCTGTCGCACGACCATTACGACCATCTGGACCGCGACACCATCCTGCTGCTGCAGCAGAAAGTGGGCATGTTCATCACCCCGCTGGGCGTGGGCGATCGTCTGATCGCCTGGGGTGTGCCTGCCGCCAAGGTGCGGCAGCTCGACTGGTGGCAGGAAACGCAGCTGGGCAGCCTGCGCATGGTGGCCACGCCGGCCCAGCACTTCTCCGGCCGCAGCCTTACCGACGGCAACCGCACGCTGTGGGCATCGTGGGTGCTGATTACGCCGACGGCACGGATTTTCTTCAGCGGCGACACCGGCTACTTCGACGGTTTCAAGACCATCGGCGAGCGCTTCGGCCCGTTCGACATCACACTGGTGGAAAACGGCGCCTACAACGAGGCCTGGGCCGATGTGCACATGCACCCGGAGCAGACAGTCCAGGCGCACATCGACCTGCAGGGCAAGCGGCTGGTGCCTATCCACAACGGCACCTTCGACCTGGCCCTGCATGCCTGGACCGAGCCGCTGCAGCGGGTAAGCGAACTGGCCGCCCGGTGCCAGGTGGCACTGAGCACACCGCGCTTTGGCGAGCGTCTGGATATCGCCAACCCGGCGCACGGCCATGCCTGGTGGGATGCGGCTGCCAACGAACAAACAGCCGCCAGCCCGCAGCAAGCCCCAGGCCAGCCGGAGGCTGCCGCCAGCCCGCTGTAA
- a CDS encoding TetR/AcrR family transcriptional regulator: protein MARPRSEEKQLALLEAATTVVASQGLGAPTSQIARQAGVAEGTLFRYFPTKDDLLNELYVHLKRNLGEALQQASTPPASLDAAMQLLWNNYIDWGIANPEAIKALSQLAVSDRISDDTRNRVSELLPGILETSRAFIARSHLAALPAGFADAIFMALADTTMRFAAADPAQSEAYKAAGFKVLQGTSGS, encoded by the coding sequence ATGGCACGCCCCCGCAGCGAAGAAAAACAGCTGGCCCTGCTTGAAGCCGCCACCACGGTGGTGGCCAGCCAGGGGCTGGGCGCGCCTACCTCGCAGATAGCCAGGCAGGCCGGCGTGGCCGAAGGCACCCTGTTCCGCTACTTCCCCACCAAGGACGATCTGCTCAACGAGCTGTATGTGCATCTGAAGCGCAACCTTGGCGAGGCATTGCAGCAGGCAAGCACGCCCCCCGCCTCGCTGGACGCGGCCATGCAGCTGCTGTGGAACAACTATATCGACTGGGGCATTGCCAACCCCGAGGCCATCAAGGCATTGAGCCAGCTGGCGGTTTCCGACCGGATCAGCGACGACACCCGCAACCGGGTTAGCGAGTTGCTGCCAGGCATTCTGGAAACCTCGCGCGCCTTCATTGCCAGGAGCCATCTCGCCGCACTGCCGGCGGGGTTTGCCGACGCCATTTTCATGGCGCTGGCAGACACCACCATGCGCTTTGCCGCCGCCGACCCGGCACAAAGCGAGGCGTACAAGGCTGCCGGTTTCAAGGTTTTGCAGGGAACGTCAGGCAGTTGA
- a CDS encoding LysR family transcriptional regulator produces the protein MNELRSITTFVRTAEFGSLSRAAEAQQISPQAASKALGQLEQLLGVRLFHRTTRSMSLTEEGQRFLEAVHPSLIGFQQALSAVRQSKDDLAGPLRIVGPRTVLQSVIGPVMDEYCRLYPEVQPDVQLDDRIGNWVEDRIDVGFRLGNSPQEGLVARRLFPMQLIICAAPSYLRKHGMPQSLYDLSSHRCSAFRRASDGRVVPWRVRVGDSMQDQPVNPAFCTNDEPMELRAVLAGEVIGQLAAPTAAQLIRSGRLTPILLEHMADHYSLFVYYGSRAAQPSRVRRFIDLAVDRLTDCADFVLSDKELAQAHASGVAASHS, from the coding sequence ATGAACGAGCTTCGCTCCATCACCACTTTCGTGCGCACGGCCGAGTTCGGCAGCCTGAGCCGGGCCGCCGAAGCGCAGCAGATCTCGCCACAGGCCGCCAGCAAGGCGCTGGGGCAGCTGGAACAGCTTCTGGGCGTGCGCCTGTTTCACCGCACCACCCGCAGCATGTCGCTTACCGAGGAAGGCCAGCGCTTTCTGGAGGCGGTGCACCCTTCGCTGATCGGCTTCCAGCAGGCGCTGTCGGCTGTCCGGCAGAGCAAGGACGACCTGGCCGGGCCGTTGCGGATAGTCGGGCCGCGCACGGTGCTGCAGTCGGTCATCGGCCCGGTAATGGACGAATACTGCCGGCTCTACCCCGAAGTGCAGCCCGATGTGCAACTGGACGACCGCATCGGCAACTGGGTGGAAGACCGCATTGATGTCGGCTTCCGGCTGGGCAACTCGCCGCAGGAAGGCCTGGTGGCCCGGCGGCTGTTCCCGATGCAGCTGATCATCTGCGCCGCGCCCAGCTACCTGCGCAAGCACGGCATGCCGCAGAGCCTGTACGACCTCAGCTCGCACCGCTGCAGCGCCTTCCGCCGGGCCAGCGATGGCCGCGTGGTGCCGTGGCGCGTCCGCGTGGGCGACAGCATGCAGGATCAGCCGGTGAACCCGGCGTTCTGCACCAATGACGAGCCGATGGAGCTGCGCGCGGTGCTGGCCGGCGAAGTCATCGGGCAGTTGGCCGCACCCACGGCGGCGCAGCTGATTCGCAGTGGCCGGCTGACGCCCATCCTGCTGGAGCATATGGCCGACCACTACAGCCTGTTTGTGTATTACGGCAGCCGCGCGGCGCAGCCATCGCGGGTGCGCCGCTTCATCGACCTGGCGGTGGACCGGCTAACGGACTGTGCCGACTTTGTGTTGAGTGACAAGGAGTTGGCGCAGGCCCATGCCAGCGGCGTGGCGGCCAGCCACAGCTAG